The Helicobacter canis genomic sequence TTAGCTATGATGATTTAAAGCAAGCCTTTCAACGCAGCGATCAAAGGGCAAAAGTGGATTCTACTCCGCTCTCACTCTATGTGCATTTGCCATTTTGCCGCAGTGCCTGCTACTTTTGTGGCTGCAATGTCATCTACACAAGCAAAGAAGACAAAAAAGACCGCTACATAGCGTATCTACAAAAGGAGCTAGCGATTATATCAAGCCTGCTAGATACGACAAGAGAGGTGGTGCAGCTGCACTTTGGTGGGGGGACGCCGAGCTTTTTTGATGAGAAGCAATTAGCACGAGTGATAGAGCTTGTGCGCAAAAGCTTCCCCAATTTTGCGAGCAATGCAGAGGTGAGCTGTGAGATTGACCCGCGCTATTTCACGCCTAAGCAAATGCAGGCTCTGCGTGCAGGTGGGTTTAATCGCCTAAGCTTTGGGGTGCAAGACTTTGATGAAGCAGTGCAAGAAGCGGTGCATAGATTCCAGAGTGTAGAGCTTGTGCAAAGGGCTGTAACAATCGCTAGAAATGCCGGCATTAGCTCGATCAATTTTGATCTTATCTATGGCTTGCCTAATCAAAGTGTGAAAAGCTTTATGCAAACGCTAGAAAAGGTGGTAAGCCTAGATCCAGATCGCCTAGCGATTTTCAACTACGCCCATATCCCGTGGATGAAAAAGACTATGCGCAAAATCGATGAAAACGCCCTGCCAAGCCCAGAAAGCAAGCTTGAGATACTACAATCCACGATTGATTTTCTCACGCAAAAAGGCTTTATGATGATTGGTATGGATCACTTTGCCAAAAAGAGCGATGAGCTCTACCACGCGCTAGAGTCGCACTCTTTGCGCCGCAATTTTCAAGGATACACGACTCGTGGATTTTCACAGACGATTGGCATAGGGCTGACTTCTATCGGCGAGGGCTATGACTATTACGCGCAAAATACCAAAGACCTAGCCGAGTATGAAAAAGCCATAGATCAGGGCAGGCTGCCGCTAGAGAGAGGAATTGCCCTAAGTGAAGAAGATAGAATGCGCAAAAGTGTCATTATGGAGCTTATGAATAATCTATGCATAGAGTTCGCGCCTTTTGCGCAGCAGTGGGGGCGTGATTTTAGGGCGTATTTTGCCAAAGAGCTAGCGCGCCTACAAGAATACATCGAGCTAGGCATTTTGCTCCATAATGAAAAGGGGCTTTACACCACGCCCACAGGAGCTATGCTTATCCGCAATATCGCTATGGTCTTTGATACCTACCTAGAGAAATCCCAAAAACGCGCCTTTAGTAAGACAATATGATAGATTTTAAAGCAGTTTCTCAAGCGTGTGTGAAATGCGGCAAATGTATCCCTAGCTGCACGATTTATCAAATCCATAGAGAAGAAGTAACTTCACCTAGGGGGTATTTGGATCTCGTAGGGGCGTATGCTAGGGGGGAGCTGCAGCTTGATAAGCTTGCAAAAGAGTATTTTGAATCCTGCTTTTTATGCACCACTTGCGTGCAAGCCTGCCCATCAAATCTTGGTGTCGATGTAGCCATTGAGCAAATCCGCATAGACATTGCCCAGCAGTATGGGATCGCGTGGTATAAAAGGGCGTATTTTTTCTTGCTAAAGCACCGCAAGCTTATGGATATGGTCTTTCGCATAGTAGCCTTTATCTCGCCCTGTGTGTTTAAGCAAGGCAAGCAGGGCAATACTCTGCCCTTTAGCAAGCGCGTGATCTTTCCCTTTGGCAAAAAAAGCTTTCTTAACACTTACAGCGGGCTGATCCCAGCTAGTGCGCCTAAATCCCAGAATCTAGCGCATAATAAAGTGGCGATTTTTATCGGCTGCTTGGCGAATTATAACTACCAAAATGTCGGCATAAGCTTGCTAAAAATCCTAGATAAGCTAGGGATTGACGCGCTTGTGCCAAGCCAGGAGTGCTGCGGTGCGCCAGCATTTTTCACCGGCGATATTGCAAGTGTGCTAACGCTCATTAAGCGCAATATCGAGTATTTTGAGAGCTTTATTGATGAGGTAGATGCGATCTTAATCCCAGAGGCGACTTGCGCGGCTATGCTTATGCACGATTGGGAAAACGCCCTAAAGCGCGATGAGCAAGCACACACGCTGATCCCGCGTCTGCGCAAGCTTACAAGCAAAATGGCTATGGCAAGCCAGTGGCTCTACCACCACACTACTCTTGCTACCCTGCTAGAATCCTTGAGGGATTCGGCTTGTGGGCTAGAATCGGGGATTTCATCGCCGCGCGAGCTCGATAGACCTCAAGTCTTATCTCACCCGCACGGCTCGAAAAACCCCAATTCTAGCTCCACAATCCTAGAATCCCGCAGCCCCACCATCACCTACCACGACCCCTGCCACGCCAAAAAGGTGCTAAAAATCCACCGCGAGCCGCGAGCCTTGCTAGCAAAATCGCACCGCATTATCGAGATGAGCGAGCCAGATAGATGCTGCGGCTTTGGCGGGGTGAGTATGCAAAGTGATCGCTACAAGCTCACGCTACAAGCTGGCGCGCCAAAGGCACAGATGATAGCTAGCACGCAAGCCCACATTGTCAGCGCAGAGTGCAGCGCGTGCAGAATGCAGCTTACCAACGCCCTAGCCCAAGCCCAAGTTAGCACGAAGTTTATGCACCCCCTAGAGTTAATCGCTAGCGATTTAGACTCTTGCACTTTAGCCCCCCAGCTCTAACCCCAAAGAGCCGACCCACGCCAAAGGACCCCAATGTATCCCCTAAATCTCCCCGAAGAAGAGCTTAAAAACAAAGTGGTGGCTGATTTTTTCAGCCCAAATCCACAAAATGAGCTTATAAAGCTTGATAAAGATTCTAAAGCCCTGATTCTAGGGCGGATTGATTTTATTAGCCCTCAATCATAGGCTTAAAAAGAATATCTTAGATAGAATCTATAAAAACTTACAAGGATATTGTATGGATAAGCAAGAATTCAAAGAAAAATTTAGAATCTTTCTTAACACTTTAGAAAATAAACTTTGTGAAAATGCAGAGTGGAAAATTAAAGGGTTTATTGATAGTGATAAAAGTATTTTTTCACTATCAAATGACACAAAGCTAATTTCTAAAATTTTAGAAATCCATATTTTCCCCTTTATAGCAGAATTTGCAAAAACAAATTGTTTTGACATTATTTTACCCACTCATCAAAATTATTATCCAGACCTATCTTTTGTATCACAAAAAGATTCTACAATTAAGTTCGCACTTGATTTAAAAACAACTTATCGCAATGAAAAAAATCCACATTTATGCAATGGCTTTACTCTAGGCTCACACGGAGAATATTTTAGAAATAGAAACTCAAATAAAAATATTCAATTTCCTTACAAAGAATATTTAGGGCATTTTTGCCTAGGTGTGATTTATGATAGGGTTTTCATTGATGAGTTGCAAAGATATGAATTACAAGATTTAAACACAATCCAATCAGTGATAAAAAATCTTACTTTATTTTTTGTTGAAAAATATAAAATTGCAAGTGATTCTAGTGGCAGTGGCAATACTGCAAACATAGGAAGTATTAAAAATATCGATGATATTGTCAATGAAAGAGGTGTATTTGCAGAGCTTGGAGAAAATATATTTGATGATTATTGGATAAATTATGGGCAAATAAATATCACGGATTCTAAAGGTAATGTAAAAAAGATTACAAAACTTTCTGAATATTTAGCATATAGAGGCAAAAGTGGGAGAGAAATGGGAGATAAGATATGAAAACTCTTATTCCACCTCTTAAAATTCAAGGTATTAAAAGTAAGCTTGTCGCCCATATTAAGAGCCACATTTCTTGGAATTATCAGGGAATGTATTTTGAGCCTTTTATGGGTAGTGGTGTTGTGGGGTTTAATATCGCACCAAAAAGAGCAGTTTTTAGCGATAACAATCCTCATATTATTCATTTTTATCAAGCTATACAGCAAGGTATTATCAGTCGAGATTCTATTAGGGAATATCTTTATAAAGAAAGTTTATTTTTACAAAAAGATGGGCAAAAACACTACGCAAAAGTAAGGGAACGATTTAATCAAAATCACAATCCTTTTGATTTTTTATTTCTCAATCGCAGTTGTTTTAATGGGCTAATGCGTTTTAATGCAAAAGGCGGATTTAATGTGCCTTATTGCAAAAAAGATTCCCGCTTTTCTCAAGGTTATATCACAAAAATCGCTAATCAAGTAGATTGGGTAAGCAAACTTATACAAAACAATAACTATGAGTTCAGAATCTGTGATTTTACAGATAGCTTACAGATGGCAAAAAGGGGGGATTTTATCTATTGCGACCCACCTTATATTGATAGACACTCGGATTATTTTAATGCGTGGAATGAGAATAAGGAAAATGAGCTTTTTTGTCTTTTAAAGGCGACAAAAGCACAATTTATGCTATCCACTTGGCATAGCAATCAATATAGAGAGAATATCTATTTTGATACATTTTGGAAAAATTTTCATAGCGATATAATTGAGCATTTTTATCATTTAGGAGCAAGTGAAAACAATAGAAACTCCATTAAGGAGTTATTAGTAAAAAACTATATTAACGATATTGTAGCAAATACTAATCATCTCACACAACAATCATTATTTGAATAATAAAACAATAAAGCTGCGGTTGTTCCAATGTCAAAGGCAACTTCCCATAGGCTTTTTAGTATGGGATTTAAGTGGGGCGGAATAAGGCTTAAAAAATTTTTGCTAAAATTCAAGCAAAAAAAGGAGTAGAAAATGACTTTGATACTAGAAAATGTAGATTCTAAACTTTTGCAAGTGATTGAAAGCCTAAAGGGCTTAAAAAGTGATTTAAAGATTATCAAAGAGCTAGAATCTAAAAGCGATTTTGAAAGTGTAAGAGAGCAGTTACAAAGCAAACTACAAGACCCAGAGATTCGCTCAGTATTTGAAAGGCTAAAAGATAAATGAGATATTTAAGCTTACAAGAAGTGCAAAAAATCCACGATGATATGCTAGATGAAATAGGCGGACTAAAAGGGGCAAATCCTAAGCAAATCGCCCTTTTAGATTCCGCACTAACACAAATCCAAAATGATGACTACTACCCAAGCTTTATAGACAAGCTTACGCATTTAATGTTTGCCTGTGTGAAGTTCCACCCCTTTGCAGACGGGAATAAACGCACCACATTACTTATAGGCGATGCGTTTATAATGCTAAATCACAAAGCCACACCAAAGGACTTTTACCAAAAGCTAGAAGATGTAATTGTAAGCGTAGCAAGTGATGAGCTAAGCAAAGACGAGTTAGCACAGATTCTAAGTGCTATGCTAAAAGGCGTTGAATGAAAAGCAGCATAACCCTAGATATTTTTGATGAAAATGGGGCGAGTTTAGGGAAAAAGAGATTTTATACAACGCTAGATAAACACAAATCCTTGAATCAATGGTGGGTTAATTTTAAAGATTCTGCAAATGAAATGCTAGGGTTAATTTCAAATTATCCAAGTGATTTTCAAAATCAGCAAAAAGTTTGTTTGCTATCAAAACCCCTAGCAAGATATTGTCTTAATATCACGCAAAATAATCTTATCCCATTTTCTGTCTATTTCTCTGTCCGCCATTGTATCCCGCATACTTGGATAAATCACAACGACCAATTCCTAAACCCAAATAAAAAATGGGAAAAGGACACAGAGTTTCAAAATGATTGCCTTGCCTTTATGCTATTTCACGGAAAAAATAGAATCACTGCTAAAGAGGGCATAAATCACTTTATCCCCTTTAGCGAAAAAGAGCTAAACACACAAGAAGCCTTTGAATCTCACTTTATGCAAGACTTCTTGCGGGGCAAAGTAAAGCAAGAGCAGTCATTGCGAGGCAGTGGCAACGCCACAACGAAGCAATCCAAAAATACAAGCATAGATTGCCACGCCGACAAGTCGGCTCGCAATGACAAAGTAAAATCTAAGCCCCTGCAAACAAGATTATTTAGCGATGAGCTAGAATCTACCTTTATCCCCACAAAGCCACTAGAGTTTAGCGATGAAGCAAAAGAAGTGCTACAAGCAGGAAAAGAGCTTTTCAAGCACTACCACAAACAAGCAAAAGATGAGAAAAACTACAATCCAAATGCCGCACTCTATGATATCAAAGCCCACTTTCAAGGCTTTAATGATAAAGGTAAGATGAACTCTCCCCAAAAAGCCCAAGATGAAGCCTACAAAGAAAAACTAGGCATACTCAACTACGCCCTAAAAGAATTAGCCAAAAAGATAGAAGTAAAAGTCTATGAATATGAATTTTTACTGCCATAAAACACAAATAGCAACTTACACCACCACAAAGCGCATATTTGTTTCATACTCTAAAGAATATTCATTTGCTAGTCCTTCTTCTGCGCTAAGATGAAAAGTCCTGCCTTGATAGAAATCTGCTTGACTTTGATGTGTCCATAGCTCTATGCCATTGCCACTTCTAGCGATACACACATCATTGCTACCAAGTGTAAAATCCTTTTTCGCATAGCATAAGGGCACGGAGCCATCGCAGCAGCCAAAACTTTGATAAAACAAAACCGCTCCGTGCAAGGATTCTAGCTTATCAATGAGAGCTTGTGCTTTGTCATCGATCAACATTTCCATCATATCTCCTTTGATAAAAGCTTGTGATAGGGCTTGTGGTAATTGATAGGGTGGGGTAAGGCTAGGGGGTGTCCCCTAGCTTATGCGTGTAGGGCTTTTAATGCAGCATCATAATCTGGCTCATCGGCGATCTCTTTACAAATTTCTTGATACACCACCTTGCCTTCAGTATTTACGATAAGCACAGCACGAGTAAGTAAGCCCTCAAACATTCCATCTGTAAGCAATAGCCCATACACCTTACCAAATAGATTATCTTTATAATCACTTAGCATAGAGATATTGCTAATGCCATCAGCTACGCAAAATCGATCTAGTGCAAAAGGTATATCCACCGATACGCACACTATCTCTACATTCGCAAGTGAAGATACCTTTTGATAAAAGGTGCGTGTTTGTGTTTGGCACACGCCTCCATCAATGCTTGGGATAACGCTAATAAGCTGATACTTACCAGTTGCTCCGCCAATTTTATGTGGCGCGAAATCTTTGCCTGTGAGATACACAATAGGAGCAAACTGCCCTACTTCAATAGGCTTGCCATAGAGACTTACCGCTTTTCCTTGTAGTGTTACCATACTAGCTCCTTTAGATAGCTTTGTGCCTGCGCGTCAAGCGCGCAAGCAGTCTTAGGCTCCCATATCAAGGACCATACGCCCTTCAATCTGCCCTTTTCTCATTTTGTCAAAGACTTCATTGACTTGCTCAAGCTTCACAGCTGCACTTACATGCGCTTTTACACGCCCTGTTTGTGCAAACTCAATCGCCTCTTGCAGATCAAGCCTTGTGCCGACAATCGAGCCACGCACGGTTACACCATTAAGGATCATTCCAAAAATTTCAAGAGGGAATTCTCCCGGTGGCAAGCCGTTCATCGCGACAGTTCCGCCTCTTCTAGCGATTTTCACTGCTTGTTCAAATGCTTTAGGCGATACCGCGGTAACTAAAACGCCGTGTGTCCCGCCTTTAGTCTCTTTTCTAATTTTTTCGACAACATCTTCTGTCTTTGCATTTGCTACGACTTCAGCACCATAGCGTTTTGCAAGCTCGAGCTTATCATCAGCAACATCAACTGCGGCAATTCTTAGCCCCATAGCCTTTGCATACTGCACAGCTAGGTGTCCAAGTCCGCCAATACCAGAGATTGTTACCCATTCACCGGGCTTTGCTTCTGTCATCTTAAGCCCCTTATACACTGTAACACCAGCACACAAAATAGGAGCTAGGTCAATGAGCTCTTTATGGCTAAGCTTGGGATCACACACGCCTACATAGTTCGCATCAGCGACTGCATATTCTGCAAAGCCACCATTCACAGAGTATCCACCATTTTTTTGACTCTCGCAAAGTGTCTCCCAACCGCCAAAGCAATGCTCGCAATGCCCACAAGCACTATATAGCCAAGGGATCCCAACAATATCGCCAATTTTTAAATGCGTAACACCATCACCTAGCTCGACGATTTTGCCAATGCCCTCGTGTCCGGGGATAAGATTTGACTTGGGTTTGATGGGCCAGTCGCCATCGACTGCGTGTAAATCTGTATGGCACACACCACACGCTTCAATTTTCACAAGAACTTCCCCTGCTTTTGGGCGTGGGACTTCAACTTCTTCTATCA encodes the following:
- the hemN gene encoding oxygen-independent coproporphyrinogen III oxidase codes for the protein MKVDSSTAIDFAFLARYSTQAPRYTSYPTAVEFTQDFSYDDLKQAFQRSDQRAKVDSTPLSLYVHLPFCRSACYFCGCNVIYTSKEDKKDRYIAYLQKELAIISSLLDTTREVVQLHFGGGTPSFFDEKQLARVIELVRKSFPNFASNAEVSCEIDPRYFTPKQMQALRAGGFNRLSFGVQDFDEAVQEAVHRFQSVELVQRAVTIARNAGISSINFDLIYGLPNQSVKSFMQTLEKVVSLDPDRLAIFNYAHIPWMKKTMRKIDENALPSPESKLEILQSTIDFLTQKGFMMIGMDHFAKKSDELYHALESHSLRRNFQGYTTRGFSQTIGIGLTSIGEGYDYYAQNTKDLAEYEKAIDQGRLPLERGIALSEEDRMRKSVIMELMNNLCIEFAPFAQQWGRDFRAYFAKELARLQEYIELGILLHNEKGLYTTPTGAMLIRNIAMVFDTYLEKSQKRAFSKTI
- a CDS encoding (Fe-S)-binding protein, yielding MIDFKAVSQACVKCGKCIPSCTIYQIHREEVTSPRGYLDLVGAYARGELQLDKLAKEYFESCFLCTTCVQACPSNLGVDVAIEQIRIDIAQQYGIAWYKRAYFFLLKHRKLMDMVFRIVAFISPCVFKQGKQGNTLPFSKRVIFPFGKKSFLNTYSGLIPASAPKSQNLAHNKVAIFIGCLANYNYQNVGISLLKILDKLGIDALVPSQECCGAPAFFTGDIASVLTLIKRNIEYFESFIDEVDAILIPEATCAAMLMHDWENALKRDEQAHTLIPRLRKLTSKMAMASQWLYHHTTLATLLESLRDSACGLESGISSPRELDRPQVLSHPHGSKNPNSSSTILESRSPTITYHDPCHAKKVLKIHREPRALLAKSHRIIEMSEPDRCCGFGGVSMQSDRYKLTLQAGAPKAQMIASTQAHIVSAECSACRMQLTNALAQAQVSTKFMHPLELIASDLDSCTLAPQL
- a CDS encoding type II restriction endonuclease — its product is MDKQEFKEKFRIFLNTLENKLCENAEWKIKGFIDSDKSIFSLSNDTKLISKILEIHIFPFIAEFAKTNCFDIILPTHQNYYPDLSFVSQKDSTIKFALDLKTTYRNEKNPHLCNGFTLGSHGEYFRNRNSNKNIQFPYKEYLGHFCLGVIYDRVFIDELQRYELQDLNTIQSVIKNLTLFFVEKYKIASDSSGSGNTANIGSIKNIDDIVNERGVFAELGENIFDDYWINYGQINITDSKGNVKKITKLSEYLAYRGKSGREMGDKI
- a CDS encoding Dam family site-specific DNA-(adenine-N6)-methyltransferase, which produces MKTLIPPLKIQGIKSKLVAHIKSHISWNYQGMYFEPFMGSGVVGFNIAPKRAVFSDNNPHIIHFYQAIQQGIISRDSIREYLYKESLFLQKDGQKHYAKVRERFNQNHNPFDFLFLNRSCFNGLMRFNAKGGFNVPYCKKDSRFSQGYITKIANQVDWVSKLIQNNNYEFRICDFTDSLQMAKRGDFIYCDPPYIDRHSDYFNAWNENKENELFCLLKATKAQFMLSTWHSNQYRENIYFDTFWKNFHSDIIEHFYHLGASENNRNSIKELLVKNYINDIVANTNHLTQQSLFE
- a CDS encoding type II toxin-antitoxin system death-on-curing family toxin, with the protein product MRYLSLQEVQKIHDDMLDEIGGLKGANPKQIALLDSALTQIQNDDYYPSFIDKLTHLMFACVKFHPFADGNKRTTLLIGDAFIMLNHKATPKDFYQKLEDVIVSVASDELSKDELAQILSAMLKGVE
- a CDS encoding DUF779 domain-containing protein, which codes for MEMLIDDKAQALIDKLESLHGAVLFYQSFGCCDGSVPLCYAKKDFTLGSNDVCIARSGNGIELWTHQSQADFYQGRTFHLSAEEGLANEYSLEYETNMRFVVV
- the tpx gene encoding thiol peroxidase yields the protein MVTLQGKAVSLYGKPIEVGQFAPIVYLTGKDFAPHKIGGATGKYQLISVIPSIDGGVCQTQTRTFYQKVSSLANVEIVCVSVDIPFALDRFCVADGISNISMLSDYKDNLFGKVYGLLLTDGMFEGLLTRAVLIVNTEGKVVYQEICKEIADEPDYDAALKALHA
- the adhP gene encoding alcohol dehydrogenase AdhP, encoding MSIPKTMKAAVSKEFGKPLVIEEVEVPRPKAGEVLVKIEACGVCHTDLHAVDGDWPIKPKSNLIPGHEGIGKIVELGDGVTHLKIGDIVGIPWLYSACGHCEHCFGGWETLCESQKNGGYSVNGGFAEYAVADANYVGVCDPKLSHKELIDLAPILCAGVTVYKGLKMTEAKPGEWVTISGIGGLGHLAVQYAKAMGLRIAAVDVADDKLELAKRYGAEVVANAKTEDVVEKIRKETKGGTHGVLVTAVSPKAFEQAVKIARRGGTVAMNGLPPGEFPLEIFGMILNGVTVRGSIVGTRLDLQEAIEFAQTGRVKAHVSAAVKLEQVNEVFDKMRKGQIEGRMVLDMGA